A window of Juglans regia cultivar Chandler chromosome 7, Walnut 2.0, whole genome shotgun sequence contains these coding sequences:
- the LOC118348879 gene encoding protein ACCELERATED CELL DEATH 6-like yields MTENILERYGRDLCKQTDQKGWTPLHLAAYLGYVEPTKLLLQYGREVAYMKDAEGRTALHIAAHRNQEGVTKEIISMCPDCCEVVDNEGHNALHLAVHSHWPTAALIIQNNPSLRNLLNQADNDGNTPLHHYYNYVGYMKGVMNSPRVDEMVFNKKNQIAFQILRSKCFPTDGDERKRDEFYKGQKNHWFLFNGRVLETGYDEIEKEKQPEGDEDWQEMEKKKEEMDKAAQAHLVVAALITTVTFAAGITMPGGFIGGDDHPHLGSAVLEKSTAFKAFIITNALALMLSSSAVFIYLFIPFIPSKSFFRQRLCFAQMAFWFLISSMAPMVLAFVTGTYAVLEHSNIAIPTCIICLSFITILVFIFLKLRLYL; encoded by the exons ATGACCGAAAACATTTTGGAAAGATATGGTCGCGATCTATGTAAACAAACAGACCAAAAAGGTTGGACTCCGCTTCACTTGGCTGCATACTTGGGTTACGTTGAGCCAACAAAACTATTGCTGCAATATGGTAGAGAGGTGGCATATATGAAAGATGCAGAGGGTAGGACAGCTCTTCACATTGCAGCTCATCGCAACCAAGAAGGAGTAACAAAAGAGATTATATCAATGTGTCCTGATTGTTGCGAAGTGGTTGACAATGAAGGCCACAATGCACTCCATCTCGCCGTGCACAGCCACTGGCCAACTGCAGCGCTAATCATCCAAAATAATCCGTCTTTACGGAATCTTTTGAATCAGGCGGACAATGACGGGAATACACCTCTCCATCACTATTACAATTATGTTGGATACATGAAGGGTGTCATGAATTCTCCAAGAGTTGACGAAATGGTCTTCAACAAAAAGAATCAGATTGCTTTTCAAATCTTAAGAAGTAAATGCTTTCCAACCGATGGTGATGAG AGGAAGCGGGACGAATTTTATAAAGGCCAAAAAAATCATTGGTTCCTTTTCAATGGAAGAGTATTAGAAACTGGGTATGATGAAATTGAGAAGGAGAAACAGCCAGAGGGGGATGAGGATTGGCAGGAGAtggagaaaaagaaggaagagatggATAAAGCGGCTCAAGCCCATTTGGTAGTTGCTGCACTCATTACAACCGTGACCTTTGCAGCAGGCATTACCATGCCAGGGGGCTTCATTGGTGGAGATGATCATCCACATCTAGGCTCTGCAGTTCTGGAAAAAAGTACTGCTTTTAAAGCATTCATCATTACAAACGCCCTGGCATTGATGCTATCCAGTTCTGCTGTCTTTATCTACCTATTTATTCCGTTTATTCCTTCTAAATCCTTCTTCAGGCAGCGCTTATGTTTTGCTCAAATGGCCTTTTGGTTCCTTATTTCGTCCATGGCACCAATGGTTTTGGCATTTGTCACAGGAACATATGCTGTGTTGGAGCATTCAAACATTGCAATTCCCACTTGTATTATTTGCTTATCCTTCATTACCATCcttgtttttatatttctaaaacTACGGTTGTACCTATGA